The proteins below come from a single Aphanothece sacrum FPU1 genomic window:
- a CDS encoding ABC transporter ATP-binding protein produces the protein MLYLKDVAYHPPATPSPILSGANLELASQELGLVIGPSGSGKTTLLEILAGLAEQTKGQIFWRDQELTPLDLQQLGGLVFQFPERHFCGSTILEELRLGHPEIEADTIKNALQEVGLEHISLNTSPHALSGGQQRRLALAVQLIRQPNLLLLDEPTAGLDWSMRQQLAKLLAKLKNHWTILVVSHDPTELLAIADRCWKIDQGHLELAK, from the coding sequence ATGCTCTATCTTAAAGATGTAGCCTATCACCCCCCAGCCACACCCAGTCCAATTTTAAGTGGGGCTAACTTAGAACTAGCTTCCCAAGAATTAGGGCTAGTGATCGGGCCGAGTGGTTCCGGTAAAACCACCTTATTAGAAATCTTAGCCGGATTAGCCGAACAAACCAAAGGTCAGATTTTTTGGCGAGATCAAGAACTTACCCCCCTAGACTTACAACAATTAGGCGGTTTAGTCTTTCAATTTCCTGAACGACATTTTTGTGGTAGTACTATTTTAGAAGAATTACGCTTAGGGCATCCCGAAATCGAGGCTGATACTATTAAAAACGCCTTACAGGAGGTCGGATTAGAGCATATTTCCCTGAATACCTCTCCTCATGCTCTTAGTGGTGGACAACAAAGAAGACTCGCTCTAGCTGTACAATTAATTCGTCAACCGAATTTACTTTTATTAGATGAACCCACGGCCGGATTAGATTGGTCAATGCGTCAACAATTGGCTAAACTCTTAGCTAAGCTGAAAAATCACTGGACAATTTTGGTGGTTAGTCATGATCCCACCGAACTATTAGCGATCGCTGATCGCTGTTGGAAAATTGACCAAGGGCATTTGGAGTTGGCTAAGTAG
- a CDS encoding dipeptide ABC transporter ATP-binding protein, protein MSDDPLFCVNNLRIQYPNNDIWAVDGVSFTLRRGEKLGLVGESGCGKSTLGRAVMGLLPQLTQVKGQIEFEGQSVFALASETLRRFRGEVVGLVFQDPMTRLDPLMTIGEHCIETLQAHQPELSRTQAKEIALKTLDKVKIPANRWGQYPHEFSGGMRQRVAMALALLLNPKMIVADEPTTALDVTVAAEILQELTRLCAEEDMALLLISHDLAMVGEYCDRLAVMNQGKIVEMGVIQDLLSSPQHEYTKSLLEAALHVQVEDEEPAIRYDNNSEKPVLKVTNLQQYFTIEGNFLQQFLSKEKEVIKAVDGVSFEIYPGEILGLVGESGCGKSTLSRTILRLLEATSGTIEFMGEDLTKISLESMRQKRREMQMIFQDPHACLNPVMTVGQSIADPLFIHQVANPQEIEQQVKAMLKRVKLTPVEDYYHRYPKQLSGGQQQRVAIARALITKPKLIICDEPVSMLDASVQAEVLKLMSELKDEFKLTYLFITHDLWVARFFCHRIAVMNQGKIVEIGETETIFKTPHHPYTQKLLNAAPLLTI, encoded by the coding sequence ATGAGCGATGACCCCTTATTTTGTGTCAATAATTTACGCATTCAATACCCCAATAATGATATTTGGGCAGTGGATGGGGTATCTTTTACTTTGCGTCGGGGAGAAAAATTAGGCTTGGTGGGGGAGTCAGGGTGCGGTAAATCTACCTTGGGACGGGCAGTTATGGGGCTTCTACCCCAGTTAACACAGGTTAAAGGGCAAATTGAGTTTGAAGGTCAGTCCGTGTTCGCTTTAGCCTCAGAAACGTTACGGCGGTTTCGGGGGGAAGTGGTGGGATTGGTTTTTCAAGATCCCATGACCAGACTTGACCCTTTAATGACTATTGGGGAACATTGTATTGAAACTTTACAAGCCCATCAACCGGAATTATCTCGGACTCAGGCGAAGGAAATAGCCCTAAAAACCCTTGATAAAGTCAAAATTCCGGCAAATCGTTGGGGACAATATCCTCATGAGTTTAGTGGAGGAATGCGACAACGGGTGGCTATGGCTTTGGCATTATTATTAAATCCTAAAATGATTGTAGCTGATGAACCGACAACCGCTTTAGATGTGACGGTAGCGGCGGAAATTTTACAAGAATTGACCCGTTTGTGTGCTGAAGAAGATATGGCCTTGTTATTAATTTCTCACGATTTGGCAATGGTGGGGGAATATTGCGATCGCTTAGCGGTGATGAATCAGGGAAAAATTGTGGAAATGGGAGTGATTCAAGATCTTTTATCTTCTCCTCAACATGAGTATACAAAATCTTTATTAGAAGCAGCTTTGCACGTTCAAGTAGAAGACGAAGAACCCGCTATTAGATACGATAATAACTCAGAGAAACCTGTTTTAAAAGTTACTAATTTACAACAATATTTTACCATAGAAGGTAACTTTTTACAACAATTTTTATCTAAAGAGAAGGAAGTTATTAAAGCTGTTGATGGGGTAAGTTTTGAAATTTATCCTGGAGAAATTTTAGGATTAGTGGGAGAATCTGGCTGTGGTAAAAGTACCCTATCTCGAACGATTTTAAGGTTATTGGAAGCGACTTCAGGAACCATTGAATTTATGGGGGAAGATTTAACTAAAATTTCCCTTGAATCCATGCGTCAAAAACGCCGTGAGATGCAGATGATTTTTCAAGATCCTCATGCTTGTTTAAATCCGGTGATGACGGTGGGACAAAGTATTGCTGATCCTTTATTTATTCATCAAGTAGCTAATCCTCAAGAAATAGAACAACAAGTTAAAGCTATGTTAAAACGGGTTAAATTAACCCCTGTAGAAGATTATTATCATCGTTATCCCAAACAATTATCAGGAGGACAACAACAAAGGGTTGCTATTGCCAGGGCGTTAATTACTAAACCTAAATTAATCATTTGTGATGAACCTGTGAGTATGTTAGATGCGAGTGTACAAGCTGAGGTGTTAAAGTTAATGTCAGAGCTAAAAGATGAGTTTAAGTTAACTTATTTATTTATTACTCATGATTTATGGGTTGCTCGTTTTTTCTGTCATCGTATTGCGGTGATGAATCAAGGTAAAATTGTTGAAATTGGGGAAACAGAAACTATTTTTAAAACACCTCATCATCCCTATACCCAAAAGTTATTAAATGCGGCTCCTTTATTAACAATTTAA
- a CDS encoding P-II family nitrogen regulator, which produces MAKPAKKLVIITEKVLLKKIAHIIDESGATGYTVVETGGKGSRNVRSSGQPSVSDTQANIKFEVLTADRDMAENIADQIAVKFFLDFAGIIYISDAEVLYGHSFCGPDGC; this is translated from the coding sequence ATGGCTAAACCAGCTAAAAAGCTCGTCATAATCACAGAAAAGGTTCTCCTGAAAAAGATCGCCCATATCATCGATGAATCCGGGGCGACCGGTTATACGGTGGTGGAGACTGGCGGTAAAGGCAGTCGCAACGTGCGCTCGTCGGGACAACCCAGCGTTTCCGACACCCAGGCGAATATAAAGTTCGAGGTACTCACCGCTGATCGGGATATGGCGGAGAATATTGCCGATCAGATCGCAGTGAAGTTTTTCCTCGATTTTGCGGGCATTATCTATATCTCTGACGCGGAGGTACTGTACGGACACAGTTTCTGTGGGCCAGACGGCTGTTGA
- a CDS encoding DMT family transporter — MKVFILLASLSLTQVLGDILLSLGMKGFLGFDFSDPTIIFHLIAYLLTNSWILLGVAVLVLSLGIYLTAISYLDLSYVLPIHASSYVLNGVFAWAFLGEDISMMRWSSTIIISCGVLLVGFSDSQTSNVSNSHNSSIKVQNLPLFLLPLSITISKSWIAILISSVSDASGDLLLALGMKKIGQMKMLPLRKMPRLIWNILSNPMIISGIICQGIAFFSFISVLSWADVSFVRPATALTYIISMLGAKFVLKEKIKPQKFWGIFLIGLGVFLHH; from the coding sequence GTGAAAGTTTTTATTTTACTTGCATCTTTATCTTTGACTCAAGTGTTGGGAGATATCCTATTGAGTCTAGGAATGAAAGGTTTTTTGGGGTTTGATTTTTCTGACCCAACCATTATCTTTCATTTAATTGCCTATTTGTTGACCAATTCATGGATATTATTAGGGGTTGCTGTTCTAGTGCTTTCCTTGGGCATTTATCTAACAGCGATTTCTTATTTAGATTTAAGTTACGTTTTACCCATTCATGCGTCAAGTTATGTCCTCAATGGGGTCTTTGCTTGGGCATTTTTGGGAGAAGATATTTCCATGATGCGGTGGTCAAGTACGATTATTATTTCCTGTGGTGTTTTATTAGTAGGATTTAGTGATAGTCAGACTTCTAATGTATCAAATTCTCATAACTCAAGCATAAAAGTTCAAAATCTCCCTTTGTTTCTCCTCCCCTTAAGCATTACTATTTCTAAATCTTGGATCGCTATCCTAATTAGTTCTGTATCTGATGCGTCAGGAGATTTACTATTAGCATTAGGGATGAAAAAGATTGGACAAATGAAAATGCTTCCCTTACGAAAAATGCCCCGATTAATTTGGAATATTTTAAGTAATCCTATGATCATTAGTGGTATTATTTGTCAAGGAATTGCCTTTTTTAGCTTTATTTCTGTCTTAAGTTGGGCCGATGTTAGTTTTGTACGTCCAGCAACAGCCTTAACTTATATTATCAGTATGTTAGGGGCAAAGTTTGTTCTCAAAGAAAAAATTAAACCACAAAAATTCTGGGGAATCTTTCTAATTGGTTTAGGGGTATTTTTACATCATTAA
- the recJ gene encoding single-stranded-DNA-specific exonuclease RecJ: MNFFQPQWHILLPQLLPDWFVDLVKIYTPQSEGKYAAQLLWQRGLKNREELLSFLDFNEYQPTSYLAFGQEIKQAIKRIKKAIDVGEKVTIWGDFDADGVTATSVLWEGLGHFFVPHLQLDYYIPNRFKESHGLNKAGLEKLRVSGTTLIVTCDTGSTNLGEIDYANELGIDLIITDHHTLPDERPPVISIINPRYFASTHPLFSLSGVAVAYKLVEALYESLPQIPQQPLDTLLDLVAIGLIADLVELKGDCRYLAQKGIKQLEKQAKKGFRPGISHLLNSCQGNGDRPTDISFGIGPRINAISRIHGDAKFAVDLLTSKDKEYCKKLALDTELANTRRKELQKNVINEVKKKLANIDFSTTQVIVLDDPQWASGVLGLVAGQIAQEYGRPTILLTTVQEENLSQESIKLARGSARSINQIDLYELVSSQQDLLHRFGGHPYAAGLSLPVENINLFRESINQKLRQKITDINLLNMTIEVDLVVTVSQLGKDLFRELKLLEPCGMGNPVPKLLIQNCWFEKVKNYNAEDARSKKVQYIRTVFNILDRSVEEGFPGIWWGHYQEELPQNQPCDAVVELDYNPSNQKYQIRLISVRSSESFPLINQDNYDTISLIDWRNHQYLPEENRDYQLLENCPANWNELQKKYQKTLKQKETLALAYSHQENLNPQQVCQQLIGIVKYLTRTQKNVTREQLKEELQLIDSTLELGLNLLKKIGFKTTKKKNQLSFTKVTPKNNNYKEELEIFYEAIEEEKFQRQYFCQVPLTTLQDLLNHND; this comes from the coding sequence ATGAATTTTTTTCAACCTCAATGGCACATTTTACTTCCGCAATTACTTCCTGATTGGTTTGTGGATTTGGTTAAAATTTATACCCCTCAATCTGAGGGTAAATATGCAGCCCAATTATTATGGCAACGTGGTCTTAAAAATCGTGAAGAATTGCTGAGTTTTTTAGATTTTAATGAGTATCAACCGACAAGTTATTTAGCGTTTGGACAAGAAATAAAACAGGCGATTAAACGAATTAAGAAAGCTATTGATGTAGGAGAAAAAGTTACTATTTGGGGTGATTTTGATGCGGATGGAGTTACAGCAACTAGTGTACTTTGGGAGGGATTAGGACATTTTTTTGTGCCTCATTTACAATTAGATTATTATATTCCTAATCGGTTTAAAGAATCTCATGGGTTGAATAAAGCAGGACTAGAAAAATTAAGAGTATCAGGAACGACATTAATTGTTACTTGTGATACTGGTAGCACTAATTTAGGAGAAATTGACTATGCTAATGAGTTAGGAATTGATTTGATTATTACAGATCATCATACCTTACCGGATGAACGGCCCCCTGTTATTTCTATTATTAATCCTCGTTATTTTGCTTCAACTCATCCTCTATTTTCTTTGTCAGGTGTGGCAGTTGCTTATAAATTGGTAGAGGCTCTTTATGAGAGTTTACCACAGATTCCTCAACAACCTTTAGACACTTTATTAGATTTAGTAGCTATTGGGTTAATTGCAGATTTAGTTGAGTTGAAAGGTGATTGTCGTTATTTGGCACAAAAAGGGATTAAACAATTAGAAAAACAAGCAAAAAAAGGTTTTCGTCCGGGAATTTCTCATCTGTTAAATTCTTGTCAAGGAAACGGCGATCGCCCGACTGATATTTCTTTTGGAATTGGGCCGCGAATTAATGCCATTAGTCGTATTCATGGAGATGCTAAATTTGCGGTTGATTTGCTTACAAGTAAGGATAAAGAATACTGTAAAAAATTGGCTTTAGATACGGAATTAGCAAATACTCGTCGTAAAGAACTACAAAAAAATGTTATCAATGAAGTTAAAAAGAAACTAGCTAATATTGATTTTTCAACGACTCAAGTTATTGTTCTAGATGATCCTCAATGGGCCAGTGGAGTATTAGGATTAGTGGCCGGACAAATTGCGCAAGAATATGGCCGTCCTACAATTTTATTGACAACAGTACAAGAAGAAAATTTAAGTCAAGAATCTATAAAATTAGCAAGGGGTTCAGCCCGTTCTATTAATCAAATTGATTTATATGAATTAGTGTCTTCTCAACAAGATTTATTACATCGTTTTGGAGGACATCCTTATGCGGCAGGGCTAAGTTTACCAGTTGAAAATATTAATTTATTTCGGGAATCTATTAATCAAAAATTACGTCAAAAAATAACAGATATCAATCTTTTAAATATGACAATTGAAGTTGATTTAGTCGTCACAGTTTCTCAATTAGGTAAAGATTTATTTAGAGAATTAAAATTATTAGAACCTTGTGGTATGGGAAATCCAGTACCAAAATTATTAATTCAGAACTGTTGGTTTGAGAAAGTAAAAAATTATAATGCTGAAGATGCAAGAAGTAAAAAAGTTCAATATATCAGAACTGTTTTTAATATTTTAGATCGATCAGTTGAGGAAGGATTTCCTGGGATTTGGTGGGGACATTATCAAGAGGAATTACCGCAAAATCAACCTTGTGATGCTGTGGTAGAACTCGATTATAATCCTTCTAATCAAAAATATCAAATTCGTTTAATTTCGGTACGTTCTTCTGAATCATTCCCTTTGATTAATCAAGATAATTATGATACAATTAGTTTAATTGATTGGCGTAATCATCAATATTTACCCGAAGAAAATAGAGATTATCAACTCTTAGAAAATTGTCCTGCAAATTGGAACGAATTACAAAAAAAATATCAAAAAACGTTGAAACAAAAAGAAACATTAGCCTTGGCTTATTCCCATCAAGAAAACTTAAACCCTCAACAAGTTTGTCAACAATTAATTGGCATTGTTAAATATTTAACTCGGACACAAAAAAACGTTACCAGAGAACAATTAAAAGAAGAATTACAATTAATTGATTCTACTTTAGAGTTAGGGTTAAATTTACTAAAAAAAATAGGGTTTAAAACTACTAAAAAGAAAAATCAGTTATCCTTTACAAAAGTCACGCCAAAAAATAATAATTACAAAGAAGAATTAGAAATATTTTATGAAGCCATTGAAGAAGAAAAATTTCAACGTCAATATTTTTGTCAAGTTCCTTTAACGACGCTTCAAGACTTATTAAATCATAATGATTAA
- a CDS encoding sodium-dependent bicarbonate transport family permease, producing MDFLSLFLIDFVKQLQSPTLAFLIGGMIIAALGSELVIPESICTIIVFMLLTKIGLTGGIAIRNSNLTEMVLPMIFAVMVGVLIVFISRFTLANLPKVKVVDALATGGLFGAVSGSTMAAGLTVLEEQKIPYEAWAGALYPFMDIPALVTAIVVANIYLNKKKHSAAAAHSTVQESLSKKAVAAGDYSDEQDYPSNRQEYLSQQQDPGDNRVKIWPIIEESLRGPALSAMLLGLALGILTQPESVYKSFYDPLFRGLLSILMLVMGMEAWSRIGELRKVAQWYVVYSVVAPFLHGLIAFGLGMVAHYATGFSMGGVVILAVIASSSSDISGPPTLRAGIPSANPSAYIGASTAVGTPVAIGLCIPFFIGLAQAIGGMSPLP from the coding sequence ATGGATTTTTTGTCCCTTTTTTTAATAGACTTTGTTAAACAGTTGCAGTCTCCAACACTCGCCTTTTTAATTGGTGGGATGATCATTGCAGCTCTTGGGAGCGAATTGGTAATTCCAGAGTCGATTTGTACGATCATCGTATTTATGCTGCTCACCAAAATCGGTCTGACCGGTGGCATTGCGATCCGCAATTCCAACCTGACGGAGATGGTGTTACCCATGATCTTTGCCGTCATGGTAGGTGTTCTTATTGTCTTCATCTCGCGCTTTACATTGGCCAATCTGCCGAAGGTCAAAGTCGTCGATGCCCTCGCAACTGGGGGGTTGTTTGGAGCCGTGAGTGGTTCTACCATGGCCGCAGGTCTGACGGTACTAGAAGAACAAAAAATTCCATACGAGGCATGGGCTGGCGCACTCTATCCCTTTATGGATATCCCCGCGCTTGTAACTGCGATTGTTGTGGCCAACATTTACCTCAACAAGAAGAAGCATAGTGCAGCAGCAGCCCACTCCACCGTGCAGGAGTCTTTAAGCAAGAAGGCCGTTGCGGCAGGGGATTATTCCGATGAGCAAGATTATCCCAGCAACCGGCAGGAGTATCTCAGCCAACAGCAAGATCCTGGGGATAATCGGGTCAAGATCTGGCCGATCATCGAGGAAAGTCTCCGGGGTCCTGCTCTATCGGCAATGTTGCTCGGCCTTGCGCTTGGCATACTTACTCAGCCCGAAAGTGTCTATAAAAGCTTCTACGATCCCCTCTTTCGTGGCTTGCTTTCGATCTTGATGCTGGTCATGGGTATGGAGGCTTGGTCAAGAATTGGCGAACTGCGGAAGGTGGCTCAGTGGTACGTCGTGTATAGTGTAGTAGCACCTTTTCTACATGGGCTAATCGCCTTCGGTCTCGGCATGGTTGCCCACTACGCCACAGGATTCAGCATGGGCGGCGTTGTCATCCTGGCTGTCATCGCTTCCTCTAGTTCCGACATCTCAGGACCCCCCACGTTGCGAGCCGGTATCCCATCAGCCAATCCCTCCGCCTATATAGGCGCGTCCACCGCCGTCGGTACGCCAGTTGCGATCGGCTTGTGTATACCGTTCTTCATCGGACTCGCCCAGGCGATCGGCGGTATGTCGCCGCTCCCTTGA
- a CDS encoding Sll0314/Alr1548 family TPR repeat-containing protein has translation MINWLTRTQKTSLSWSVLCLIGISIWANPALAGDPFRRSNPRPIGDKTEAAFIAIFRKGNYTEAQKYLLEATKVEGDEPLAHAMQSSLAYSDGNFDQMKAAADNTLATAQKLVSKDPLRGNLYVAVGLFLQGAYTYKTQGPLGAIDKLQKVFDHLELAEQNAPNDPEFNLLKGYLDLILSVNLPFSKPEDAIARFEKYAAPDYMVDRALSSAYRDLKQYDKALDFMNKALVISPDNPELQYLKGQILRKQGKNNKNMVLLKEAYTYFEQAMKKVDQLPKEVQIPLRHDHQAVQQEIEKLAANPTLDKF, from the coding sequence ATGATAAATTGGTTGACAAGAACTCAAAAAACGTCTTTATCTTGGTCAGTGCTATGTTTGATTGGGATTAGTATTTGGGCTAATCCTGCCTTAGCGGGTGATCCTTTCCGCCGTAGTAACCCCCGTCCCATTGGGGATAAGACAGAAGCCGCTTTTATTGCTATTTTTCGTAAAGGCAATTATACAGAAGCTCAAAAGTATTTACTCGAAGCCACTAAGGTTGAAGGGGATGAACCTTTAGCCCATGCGATGCAGTCTTCTTTGGCTTATTCTGATGGTAATTTTGACCAAATGAAAGCTGCTGCTGATAACACCTTGGCCACTGCCCAAAAACTGGTCTCTAAAGATCCCTTGCGAGGGAATCTTTATGTAGCGGTTGGCCTTTTTCTTCAAGGGGCTTATACTTATAAAACTCAGGGGCCTTTAGGAGCTATTGATAAGTTACAAAAGGTCTTTGATCATCTTGAGCTTGCTGAGCAAAATGCCCCTAATGATCCAGAGTTTAATCTGCTTAAAGGTTATCTGGATTTGATTTTATCGGTTAATTTGCCTTTTTCTAAGCCAGAAGACGCGATCGCTCGCTTTGAAAAATATGCGGCCCCTGATTATATGGTGGATCGGGCCCTGTCCTCTGCTTATCGGGATTTGAAACAGTATGATAAGGCTTTAGATTTTATGAATAAAGCGTTAGTCATTAGTCCTGACAATCCCGAACTACAATATCTTAAAGGTCAAATTCTGCGGAAACAAGGAAAAAATAATAAAAATATGGTGTTGTTAAAAGAGGCTTATACTTATTTTGAGCAAGCTATGAAAAAAGTCGATCAATTACCCAAAGAGGTTCAAATTCCCCTCCGTCATGATCATCAAGCTGTACAACAAGAAATCGAAAAACTGGCAGCTAATCCTACTCTTGACAAGTTTTAA
- a CDS encoding NAD(P)H-dependent glycerol-3-phosphate dehydrogenase yields MKHKAKYLTIIGGGLWGLSLGNLAKHNQENTINLWSRNSHETLELAIIRADVIVSAVSMKGVRPTIEKLQEINISETLIIVTATKGLDPETTHTPSQIWQGAFPHNPIVVLSGPNLSKEIQKGLPAATVVSSYNINAAETVQSIFSSDIFRVYLNNDPIGTELGGTLKNVIAIAAGVCDGLQLGINAKSALLTRALPEMIRVGTELGASPETFFGLSGLGDLMATCDSPLSRNYRVGYGLAQGQKLDQILIELGSTAEGVNTTNVLIDLAKKQKIAVPIARQVYRLLNGKITPQEAVQSLMARELKSEFDDLDF; encoded by the coding sequence ATGAAACATAAAGCAAAATACTTAACGATTATAGGAGGGGGATTATGGGGATTATCCCTCGGAAATTTAGCTAAACATAATCAAGAAAATACTATTAATCTTTGGTCGCGGAACAGTCATGAAACATTAGAATTAGCTATAATAAGAGCGGATGTTATTGTCTCTGCTGTTTCCATGAAAGGAGTCCGACCAACTATCGAAAAATTGCAAGAGATTAATATATCAGAAACTTTAATTATTGTCACAGCAACTAAAGGATTAGATCCCGAAACCACTCATACACCTTCTCAAATTTGGCAAGGGGCATTTCCTCATAATCCTATTGTAGTTTTATCGGGGCCAAATCTATCAAAAGAAATTCAAAAAGGATTACCTGCCGCTACAGTCGTTTCTAGCTATAATATTAATGCAGCAGAAACGGTTCAAAGCATATTTTCTTCTGATATTTTTCGAGTTTATCTTAATAATGATCCTATTGGTACAGAACTAGGTGGAACTTTAAAAAATGTTATAGCGATCGCGGCTGGTGTTTGTGATGGATTACAATTAGGAATTAATGCGAAATCAGCTTTATTAACCCGTGCTTTACCAGAAATGATTCGGGTAGGAACTGAACTAGGAGCATCTCCTGAAACATTTTTTGGACTATCAGGGTTAGGAGATTTAATGGCAACTTGTGATAGTCCTTTATCTCGTAATTATAGAGTGGGTTATGGACTTGCTCAGGGTCAAAAATTAGACCAAATTTTAATAGAATTAGGAAGTACTGCTGAAGGAGTTAATACCACTAATGTCTTGATAGATTTAGCCAAAAAACAGAAAATTGCTGTTCCTATTGCTCGTCAAGTGTATCGACTTCTCAATGGAAAAATAACTCCTCAAGAAGCAGTTCAATCTTTAATGGCAAGAGAACTTAAATCAGAGTTTGATGACTTAGATTTTTGA
- a CDS encoding sigma-70 family RNA polymerase sigma factor, with protein sequence MLADNQADTKEKDLVLQCQQGDSTSFKQLYGRYQQRVRATLYQLCGDEMLDDLVQDVFLRIWKGLPRLRQPEYFSTWVYRITWNVATDKRRQFAQNHLSTEDDSSLDSTPSRPEDTPDLMRLHYQDLVQQGLQTLSLEHRAVLVLHDLEDVPQKEVAKILQLPVGTVKSRLFYARNQMRKFLQQQGAL encoded by the coding sequence GTGTTAGCAGACAACCAAGCTGATACGAAAGAGAAAGATTTAGTGCTTCAGTGTCAGCAAGGAGATTCTACCTCATTTAAACAATTGTATGGCCGTTATCAACAACGAGTCCGAGCTACCCTCTATCAACTATGTGGGGATGAAATGCTCGATGACTTAGTACAAGATGTGTTTCTCCGAATTTGGAAAGGTTTACCCCGACTTCGACAACCTGAGTACTTTTCCACTTGGGTATATCGTATTACTTGGAATGTAGCAACAGATAAACGACGGCAGTTTGCCCAAAACCACCTATCCACCGAGGATGATTCAAGTTTGGATAGTACACCATCGCGCCCTGAAGATACCCCTGATTTAATGCGTTTGCACTATCAAGATTTGGTGCAGCAAGGGTTACAGACCTTAAGTTTAGAACATCGTGCGGTTTTGGTATTACATGACTTGGAAGATGTCCCTCAAAAAGAGGTGGCTAAAATTTTACAGCTACCCGTCGGAACGGTGAAATCTCGCCTTTTTTACGCTCGCAATCAAATGCGGAAATTTCTTCAACAGCAAGGAGCATTATAA
- the hpsP gene encoding hormogonium polysaccharide biosynthesis glycosyltransferase HpsP: MKILHVVPSISLVYGGPSQMVLGLCAALADQGIDVTILTTNSNGDTGQLPLEVPLGVPILQKGYQIIYFPCSPFRRYKFSLQLLQWLANHASDYDIAHIHALFSPVSTAAATIARYCHLPYILRPLGTLDPADLQKKRLLKQFYGTFLERPNLAGAAGVHFTTEQEAKISHRYGVKTQDLVIPLGVSLPDNCPPYGQIRQNLGIPNNLPLLLFMSRIDPKKGLNLLLAAGENLVKREVKFHLVIAGSNPQDPTYEAQIQEQISKSCLAKHTTITGFVKGELKLGLLQDADLFVLPSYYENFGIAVAEAMAMNIPVVISEGVYIWPDIQEVAAGWVTSLDIEMLTNTLETALNNPQERQKRGENARQLVLNRYQWPVIAQQMIKTYANLISPTEPIM, translated from the coding sequence ATGAAAATATTACATGTTGTTCCGTCAATTTCCTTGGTTTATGGTGGCCCTAGTCAAATGGTATTAGGCCTATGTGCTGCCTTAGCTGATCAAGGAATTGATGTAACTATTCTTACAACTAATTCTAATGGAGATACGGGTCAACTGCCTTTAGAGGTTCCTTTAGGGGTTCCTATACTCCAAAAAGGCTATCAAATTATCTATTTTCCTTGTTCTCCCTTTCGTCGTTACAAATTTTCTTTACAATTACTTCAATGGTTAGCTAATCACGCCTCAGACTACGATATTGCCCATATTCATGCCTTATTTTCTCCTGTAAGTACGGCAGCCGCCACTATTGCCCGTTATTGTCACTTACCTTATATTTTGCGTCCATTAGGAACCTTAGATCCGGCAGATTTACAAAAAAAACGTCTTCTTAAACAATTTTATGGCACATTTCTAGAACGTCCTAATTTAGCAGGGGCCGCGGGGGTTCATTTTACGACAGAACAAGAAGCTAAAATTTCTCATCGTTATGGGGTGAAAACTCAAGATTTAGTAATTCCATTAGGAGTTAGTTTACCCGATAATTGTCCCCCCTACGGACAAATTCGACAAAATTTAGGTATTCCTAATAATTTACCTTTATTATTATTTATGTCTCGTATTGATCCCAAAAAAGGCTTAAATTTATTATTAGCAGCCGGAGAAAATTTAGTCAAACGTGAGGTCAAATTTCATTTAGTCATAGCAGGATCAAACCCTCAAGATCCTACTTATGAAGCACAAATACAAGAACAGATATCTAAATCTTGTTTAGCCAAACATACCACTATTACTGGATTTGTTAAAGGAGAATTAAAATTAGGATTACTTCAAGATGCAGATTTATTTGTCTTACCTTCTTATTACGAAAATTTTGGTATTGCAGTAGCTGAAGCAATGGCCATGAACATTCCTGTAGTAATTTCTGAAGGAGTTTATATTTGGCCTGATATCCAAGAAGTTGCGGCCGGTTGGGTAACATCATTGGACATAGAAATGTTAACTAATACCCTAGAAACAGCCTTAAATAATCCTCAAGAACGACAAAAACGAGGCGAAAATGCCCGTCAATTAGTCTTAAACAGATATCAATGGCCAGTTATTGCACAACAAATGATTAAGACTTACGCAAACTTAATTAGCCCTACCGAACCTATTATGTAA